In a genomic window of Aggregatimonas sangjinii:
- a CDS encoding DUF2721 domain-containing protein, translating into MELSLSIPALLFPAISLTMLAYNARYLAIAALIRQLHGKFQETESKSVALQVRKLRKRLTIIKNMQATAIISFLLAVITMALIYFALTTLANIIFGISLFALMVSLVLSLIEVQLSTKALSIQLKDME; encoded by the coding sequence ATGGAACTATCGTTAAGTATACCCGCCTTATTGTTTCCTGCAATATCATTGACCATGTTGGCCTACAATGCCCGCTATTTAGCCATTGCGGCACTGATTCGTCAGTTGCATGGGAAATTTCAGGAAACCGAATCGAAGTCGGTGGCGTTGCAGGTGCGTAAACTTCGAAAGCGGTTGACTATTATCAAGAATATGCAAGCAACAGCCATCATCAGCTTTTTGCTGGCCGTTATCACCATGGCGCTCATTTACTTTGCATTGACCACTCTGGCCAATATTATTTTTGGTATCAGCCTCTTTGCGCTTATGGTTTCGCTGGTATTGAGCTTGATCGAAGTGCAACTTTCTACCAAGGCACTATCGATACAATTAAAGGATATGGAGTAG
- a CDS encoding ankyrin repeat domain-containing protein, with protein MLQDAIRAKDFEKAKEIITSTNNPFEGMQEYHITGIYDTLVREKAFEVIDALIEKGTIELDIYEYDSFNKTIFMSIIKNLDVTEESISFLKDFISRTQSLNDELEGKSLLSLAIENEVAIAFVKTLVESGCAIDIIDRSEGNLIHQIVKKYTRTYDKGLAYLDFLYEQGLDIDKPNVVQETPLHIAVKEHRNPYIKWLLENGADPNLQNKDGESPFFLAVSQGGTTEKYELMREFGTPDFDQVNVRGATVFGASDLNHLKLLLEDGADLYQSSTDTYGNEFTKMDDLARATTEHLQAAIDSGQLDVNRKDDDGNTILHKICARETLHEEKRAKEVYRMVKLMLGAGADANTTNDADETPIMIAAKDNLKTKTVEILLSHK; from the coding sequence ATGTTGCAAGACGCTATAAGAGCTAAAGACTTTGAAAAAGCCAAGGAAATCATAACCTCAACAAACAATCCGTTCGAGGGAATGCAGGAGTATCACATCACTGGAATCTACGACACCCTTGTCAGGGAAAAGGCCTTTGAGGTCATCGATGCACTCATCGAAAAGGGTACCATTGAGCTCGATATCTACGAATACGATAGTTTTAATAAAACGATTTTCATGAGCATCATCAAAAATTTGGATGTTACTGAGGAATCAATCTCATTTTTAAAAGATTTTATTTCCAGAACACAAAGCTTGAACGATGAGTTGGAAGGAAAATCCCTCCTAAGCCTAGCCATTGAAAACGAAGTAGCGATCGCTTTTGTTAAAACCTTGGTCGAAAGCGGTTGTGCTATCGACATCATTGACCGTTCCGAAGGAAATCTCATCCATCAAATCGTCAAGAAGTACACAAGAACGTACGATAAAGGTTTGGCTTATCTTGATTTTCTTTATGAGCAAGGTCTTGACATCGATAAACCAAATGTAGTTCAGGAAACGCCGCTTCATATTGCCGTAAAAGAGCATCGTAATCCGTATATCAAATGGTTACTGGAAAACGGTGCGGATCCCAACCTACAAAATAAAGACGGTGAATCTCCATTTTTCCTGGCAGTAAGCCAAGGTGGAACCACTGAAAAATATGAGCTAATGAGAGAATTCGGAACTCCTGATTTTGACCAAGTCAATGTTCGGGGCGCAACGGTCTTTGGGGCTTCCGATTTAAATCATCTCAAGTTGCTTCTGGAAGATGGTGCCGACCTTTATCAATCCAGTACAGATACCTACGGCAATGAATTTACGAAAATGGATGATCTGGCCCGTGCGACCACGGAACATCTTCAGGCCGCCATAGACTCCGGACAGCTGGATGTAAACCGTAAAGACGATGACGGCAACACTATTTTGCATAAAATATGTGCGAGAGAAACGCTGCATGAAGAAAAAAGGGCCAAAGAAGTATACCGCATGGTAAAACTGATGTTGGGTGCCGGGGCGGATGCAAATACGACCAACGATGCCGACGAGACCCCAATAATGATTGCCGCAAAGGACAATCTGAAAACCAAAACCGTAGAAATTCTATTGAGCCACAAATAA
- a CDS encoding ankyrin repeat domain-containing protein: MSMSFIKACEGGKRKIAEILLKNKEVDVSYTDEKGRTALHYAAHRGYLDICKILIDEGAELDYEDHAGETPFYFSCLQKQKQTALYLLEQGAKTGIKDYQGNSLLHLLSKNGQVEIMTKLLEQGMEVDIENNEAETPLLCAAANRNRKVVELLLENGADIATTDKQGNTPLLLAVKSKTLPMVELLLEKGADVNYVNHAEESPLLIACYSGNRMLIKLLAEKGADMLVSGKNGLSPIWYACSANQKEIVKLFLDHGVDVNYGKPMGGNESSMSSYLDWVESANDISVTAGYSLKISNTLGGESLLHVATKSGHLSMVKLLLERGADINVQDESGNTPLHYASANGKKDVVNYLLEKGADVTIVNTKEQLAIDYSNIKGFNEITELILSTKGAKPPSAAPKTTAGPSIEKTEAPMVDKKKALLDLKDLLDVGVLTQEEFNSEKAKILKG; encoded by the coding sequence ATGTCCATGTCATTTATAAAAGCCTGTGAGGGCGGTAAACGAAAAATAGCCGAAATACTACTCAAGAATAAAGAAGTAGATGTCTCCTATACCGATGAAAAAGGGCGAACAGCGCTTCATTACGCCGCCCATCGAGGGTATTTGGATATCTGTAAAATATTGATCGATGAAGGTGCCGAGCTGGATTATGAAGATCATGCAGGCGAAACCCCTTTCTACTTTTCCTGCCTTCAAAAACAGAAACAAACGGCATTATACCTTTTGGAGCAGGGGGCAAAGACCGGGATAAAGGATTACCAGGGCAACAGTTTGCTGCATCTTTTGTCTAAAAACGGACAAGTAGAGATCATGACCAAGCTACTCGAGCAAGGTATGGAAGTGGATATCGAAAACAATGAGGCCGAAACCCCACTTTTGTGCGCCGCCGCAAACAGAAACCGAAAAGTCGTAGAATTGCTGTTGGAGAACGGGGCCGATATCGCCACCACCGATAAACAAGGAAACACACCCTTGCTACTGGCGGTAAAATCCAAAACACTCCCAATGGTCGAGTTACTGCTTGAAAAAGGAGCCGATGTCAATTATGTAAACCATGCCGAAGAGAGTCCGTTATTGATTGCCTGTTATTCCGGTAATCGGATGTTGATCAAATTATTGGCCGAAAAAGGAGCCGACATGCTGGTTTCGGGTAAGAACGGCCTGTCGCCTATTTGGTATGCCTGCTCGGCCAATCAAAAGGAAATCGTGAAATTATTTTTAGACCATGGCGTTGATGTCAACTATGGTAAGCCAATGGGAGGCAACGAAAGCAGTATGAGCTCCTATTTGGATTGGGTCGAGTCTGCAAACGATATTTCGGTTACTGCAGGTTATTCGCTGAAAATATCGAATACGCTGGGCGGCGAAAGCCTACTTCATGTTGCCACCAAAAGTGGACACTTAAGCATGGTAAAGTTGTTGCTCGAGAGAGGGGCCGACATCAACGTACAGGATGAAAGCGGTAACACCCCTTTGCATTACGCTTCGGCGAATGGTAAAAAGGATGTAGTAAACTATCTACTGGAAAAGGGAGCCGACGTGACCATAGTCAACACAAAAGAACAATTGGCCATCGATTATTCGAATATCAAAGGATTTAATGAGATTACGGAACTGATTTTGTCAACCAAGGGAGCCAAACCCCCGTCCGCGGCTCCAAAAACGACAGCCGGACCATCCATAGAAAAAACGGAAGCGCCGATGGTGGATAAAAAGAAGGCCTTACTTGACCTAAAGGACTTATTGGATGTTGGCGTGCTCACCCAAGAAGAATTCAACAGCGAAAAAGCGAAGATTCTAAAAGGATGA